The Variovorax paradoxus genome window below encodes:
- a CDS encoding AMP-binding protein, which translates to MEFPDLTLWRPDAERIASAPLTALAHRMGLAGYDELHRASVDDPAGYWRHVLAQLDIVWDAPWQRFRTDAPDAAHPRWFDGGRLNWVRSALRWSCDPERATQPALIAETEDGRVERISHAELALRVRRFAGGLRAMGIAPGDRIGLMLPMGAEAAIAFLAIAALGAVCVPLFTGFGAEAIVSRLELAQARMLIAAEGFMRRGRRVSAAAAVSEALGRLPVLAQVVVLGDRDAIEGACERRPWDEVAGAEPIADFVSMDPNDPFMIVFTSGTTGAPKGTVHVHGGFPLKIAHDSAFHFELRAGDTWCWPSDMGWIVGPITVIGALIAGATLLCYDGAPGFPDWSRFASMIERHGVTHFGASPTLIRSLAAHADAATRGDLRSLRMLMAAGEVLDPEHFEWFFRRFGRGALPLINYTGGTEASGAILANVPVRPIKASGFNSASPGVQAFAADDTGARVVGVPGELTIAQPFVGMTQGFWRDDARYLEAYWQAVPGRWVHGDLVYEDGEGHFFVLGRSDDTLKIAGKRLGPAEVEAVLLAALPLKDAAAVGLPDPVKGQKLVLVLVSQPAGDGAPYSDDLAVRAAAAIEAALGKPFRPAVVHCVDDLPRTRNGKAMRRLIRRVLAGQPPGDLSALENPGAVEAIRRLADTP; encoded by the coding sequence ATGGAATTCCCCGATCTCACGCTCTGGCGGCCCGATGCCGAACGCATCGCCTCGGCGCCACTCACCGCGCTCGCCCATCGCATGGGCCTGGCGGGTTATGACGAACTGCACCGTGCCTCGGTGGACGATCCGGCGGGCTACTGGCGCCACGTGCTGGCGCAGCTCGACATCGTCTGGGATGCGCCGTGGCAGCGCTTTCGCACCGACGCACCCGATGCCGCGCATCCGCGCTGGTTCGACGGCGGCCGTCTCAACTGGGTACGCAGCGCCTTGCGCTGGTCCTGCGATCCCGAGCGCGCGACGCAGCCCGCGCTGATCGCGGAGACCGAGGACGGTCGCGTCGAAAGGATCAGCCACGCGGAACTCGCGCTGCGCGTGCGCCGCTTCGCCGGCGGCCTGCGCGCGATGGGTATCGCGCCCGGCGACCGCATCGGGCTGATGCTGCCGATGGGTGCGGAAGCAGCCATCGCTTTTCTCGCCATCGCCGCGCTCGGGGCCGTGTGCGTGCCGCTGTTCACCGGCTTCGGTGCCGAGGCCATCGTTTCGCGGCTCGAGCTCGCGCAGGCGCGCATGCTGATCGCGGCCGAAGGCTTCATGCGGCGCGGCCGCCGGGTGTCGGCGGCCGCGGCCGTCAGCGAGGCGCTGGGGCGCCTGCCCGTGCTCGCGCAGGTGGTGGTGCTCGGCGACCGCGATGCCATCGAAGGCGCCTGCGAGCGCCGCCCATGGGATGAGGTCGCCGGCGCCGAGCCGATCGCGGACTTCGTCTCGATGGATCCCAACGATCCCTTCATGATCGTGTTCACCTCGGGCACCACGGGCGCGCCCAAGGGCACGGTGCATGTGCATGGCGGCTTCCCGCTCAAGATCGCGCACGACAGCGCCTTCCATTTCGAGCTGCGGGCCGGCGACACCTGGTGCTGGCCTTCGGACATGGGCTGGATCGTCGGGCCGATCACGGTCATCGGCGCGCTGATCGCCGGCGCCACGCTGCTGTGCTACGACGGGGCGCCCGGCTTCCCCGACTGGTCGCGCTTCGCGTCGATGATCGAGCGGCATGGCGTGACGCATTTCGGCGCCTCGCCCACCTTGATCCGCAGCCTGGCGGCGCATGCGGACGCGGCCACGCGGGGTGACCTGCGCAGCCTGCGCATGCTTATGGCGGCCGGCGAGGTGCTCGATCCCGAGCACTTCGAGTGGTTCTTCCGCCGCTTCGGTCGCGGCGCGCTGCCGCTCATCAACTACACGGGCGGGACGGAGGCGTCGGGCGCCATCCTCGCCAACGTTCCGGTGCGGCCGATCAAGGCCTCGGGCTTCAACAGCGCCTCGCCGGGCGTGCAGGCCTTCGCGGCCGACGACACGGGCGCGCGGGTGGTCGGCGTGCCCGGCGAACTGACGATCGCGCAGCCCTTCGTGGGCATGACGCAGGGCTTCTGGCGCGACGACGCACGCTACCTCGAGGCCTACTGGCAGGCGGTGCCGGGTCGCTGGGTGCATGGTGACCTGGTCTACGAGGATGGCGAGGGCCATTTCTTCGTGCTCGGCCGCTCGGACGACACGCTCAAGATCGCGGGCAAGCGGCTCGGGCCGGCCGAGGTCGAGGCCGTGCTGCTGGCCGCGCTCCCGTTGAAGGACGCCGCCGCGGTCGGCCTGCCCGATCCGGTGAAGGGACAGAAGCTGGTGCTGGTGCTGGTATCGCAGCCGGCGGGGGATGGGGCCCCGTACAGCGACGACCTGGCGGTGCGCGCGGCGGCCGCCATCGAAGCCGCTCTCGGCAAGCCTTTTCGGCCCGCGGTCGTGCATTGTGTCGACGATCTGCCGCGCACGCGCAATGGCAAGGCGATGCGCCGGCTCATCCGCCGCGTGCTCGCGGGGCAGCCACCGGGCGACCTCTCGGCGCTCGAAAATCCCGGCGCGGTCGAGGCGATCCGGCGGCTCGCCGACACGCCTTGA
- a CDS encoding dipeptide ABC transporter ATP-binding protein, translating to MTALVQAHDLARTFDVSPPWLNRVLERKPRVLLHAVDGVSFSIERGKTLALVGESGCGKSTVARLLVGLYAPTRGGLQFDGQDAHAAFKTAEGRKLRRRIQMIFQDPYASLNPRWIVEDIIGEPLREHGILSDKSQLRERVGQLLQSVGLSPLDMSKYPHQFSGGQRQRISIARALATQPEFLVCDEPTSALDVSVQAQVLNIMKDLQREQGLTYLFISHNLAVVRHVADQVGVMYLGRLVEVADKQKLFATPQHPYTRMLLDAIPQMKHTGRARTPVQGEVPNPLNPPAGCAFHPRCPHANARCSAERPKLQSIRGVQVACHAVEEGRA from the coding sequence ATGACAGCCCTCGTCCAAGCCCACGACCTCGCGCGCACCTTCGACGTCTCGCCGCCCTGGCTCAACCGCGTGCTCGAGCGCAAGCCGCGCGTGCTGCTGCATGCGGTCGATGGCGTGAGCTTCTCGATCGAGCGCGGCAAGACGCTCGCGCTGGTCGGCGAATCGGGCTGCGGCAAGAGCACGGTCGCGCGCCTGCTCGTGGGCCTGTACGCGCCCACGCGCGGCGGCTTGCAGTTCGACGGCCAGGACGCGCACGCGGCCTTCAAGACCGCCGAGGGCCGCAAGCTGCGCCGGCGCATCCAGATGATCTTCCAGGACCCCTACGCGAGCCTCAACCCGCGCTGGATCGTAGAGGACATCATCGGCGAGCCGCTGCGCGAGCACGGCATCTTGAGCGACAAGTCCCAGCTGCGCGAGCGCGTGGGCCAGCTTTTGCAGTCGGTGGGCCTGTCGCCGCTGGACATGAGCAAGTACCCGCACCAGTTCTCTGGCGGCCAGCGCCAGCGCATCTCGATCGCGCGCGCGCTGGCCACGCAGCCCGAGTTCCTGGTCTGCGACGAGCCCACCTCGGCGCTCGACGTGAGCGTGCAGGCGCAGGTGCTCAACATCATGAAGGACCTGCAGCGCGAGCAGGGCCTGACCTACCTGTTCATCTCGCACAACCTCGCGGTGGTGCGCCACGTGGCCGACCAGGTGGGCGTGATGTACCTGGGGCGGCTGGTGGAGGTGGCGGACAAGCAGAAGCTGTTCGCGACGCCGCAGCACCCGTACACGCGCATGCTGCTCGACGCCATCCCGCAGATGAAGCACACGGGGCGCGCGCGCACGCCGGTGCAGGGCGAGGTGCCGAATCCGCTCAATCCGCCCGCGGGCTGCGCCTTCCATCCGCGCTGCCCGCATGCGAATGCGCGCTGCTCGGCCGAGCGGCCGAAGCTCCAGAGCATCCGTGGCGTGCAGGTGGCCTGCCATGCGGTGGAAGAGGGCCGTGCCTGA
- a CDS encoding ABC transporter ATP-binding protein, translating to MNILDVEDLVVEFPGRRGTLRALDAVSFSIAPGEILGVVGESGAGKSLTGASIIGLLEPPGRIAGGRIRLQGERIDQLDHEAMRHIRGRRIGSIFQDPLTSLNPLFTVGQQLTEAIRTHLRLDPRKARARAIALLDETGIPAAAQRIDHFPHQFSGGMRQRVVIALALAAEPVLIVADEPTTALDVSVQAQIVALLQRICRERGAAVMLITHDMGVIAEACDRVAVLYAGRVAEIGPVHDVVRHAAHPYAAGLMASIPDMDSSPERLAQIDGAMPRLNRIPSGCAFHPRCGQAFARCTRERPELIAAGATHAACWLHARTAASPLFPHPSLAHP from the coding sequence ATGAACATCCTCGACGTCGAAGACCTGGTGGTCGAATTTCCCGGGCGCCGCGGCACCCTGCGCGCGCTCGACGCGGTCAGCTTCTCCATCGCACCCGGCGAGATCCTCGGCGTGGTCGGCGAGTCGGGCGCCGGCAAGTCGCTGACGGGCGCCTCGATCATCGGCCTGCTCGAACCGCCCGGGCGCATCGCGGGCGGCCGCATCCGGCTGCAGGGCGAGCGCATCGACCAGCTCGATCACGAGGCCATGCGCCACATCCGCGGCCGCCGCATCGGCTCGATCTTCCAGGACCCGCTGACCTCGCTCAATCCGCTGTTCACCGTCGGCCAGCAACTGACCGAGGCCATCCGCACCCATCTGCGGCTCGATCCCCGAAAGGCCCGCGCCCGCGCGATCGCGCTGCTCGACGAGACCGGCATTCCGGCCGCGGCGCAGCGCATCGATCACTTCCCGCACCAGTTCTCGGGCGGCATGCGCCAGCGCGTGGTGATCGCGCTCGCGCTGGCGGCCGAGCCGGTGCTGATCGTGGCCGACGAACCGACCACCGCGCTCGACGTGTCGGTGCAGGCGCAGATCGTCGCGCTGCTGCAGCGCATCTGCCGCGAGCGCGGCGCCGCCGTGATGCTGATCACCCACGACATGGGCGTGATCGCCGAGGCCTGCGACCGCGTGGCCGTGCTCTATGCCGGCCGCGTGGCCGAGATCGGGCCGGTGCACGACGTGGTGCGGCACGCCGCCCATCCTTACGCGGCCGGACTGATGGCCTCGATTCCCGACATGGACTCGTCGCCCGAGCGGCTCGCGCAGATCGACGGCGCGATGCCGCGCCTGAACCGGATTCCTTCCGGCTGCGCCTTCCATCCGCGCTGCGGCCAGGCCTTCGCGCGCTGCACGCGGGAACGGCCCGAACTGATCGCCGCGGGCGCGACGCATGCCGCCTGCTGGCTGCATGCGCGCACCGCGGCAAGCCCTCTCTTTCCCCACCCTTCCCTCGCCCACCCATGA
- a CDS encoding ABC transporter permease, which produces MKQLWTRWLDSDVGHSFRSSPVAMAAALVALACLLAAVFAGWVSPHDPFDLTRLELLDARLPPAWAPEGSANYPLGTDDQGRDMLSAVIHGLRISLVVGLASVAVSAVVGVALGLLAGFAGGWVDALLMRVCDVMLSFPPILTALLIAGVARSLLPNAHASVAFAVLVLAISLSGWVQYARTVRGATLSERHKEYVQAAQVTGVAPFRIMRRHVLPNVLGPVLVLATIQVSTAIVTEATLSFLGVGAPPTSPSLGTLIRVGNNYLFSGEWWIALFPGLMLIAVALSVNLLGDWLRDALNPRLR; this is translated from the coding sequence ATGAAACAGCTCTGGACCCGATGGCTCGACAGCGATGTCGGCCACAGCTTTCGCAGCTCGCCGGTCGCCATGGCGGCGGCGCTGGTCGCACTCGCCTGCCTGCTGGCGGCCGTCTTCGCGGGCTGGGTGTCGCCGCACGACCCGTTCGACCTGACCCGGCTCGAGCTGCTCGATGCGCGGCTACCGCCGGCATGGGCGCCGGAAGGCAGTGCCAACTACCCGCTGGGCACCGACGACCAGGGACGCGACATGCTGTCGGCCGTGATCCACGGCCTGCGCATCTCGCTGGTCGTGGGCCTGGCCTCGGTCGCGGTCTCCGCCGTGGTCGGCGTCGCGCTCGGATTGCTGGCCGGCTTCGCGGGCGGCTGGGTCGACGCGCTGCTCATGCGCGTGTGCGACGTCATGCTGTCGTTCCCGCCGATCCTCACCGCGCTGCTGATCGCCGGGGTGGCGCGCTCGCTGCTGCCGAACGCCCACGCCTCGGTGGCTTTCGCCGTGCTGGTGCTCGCGATCTCGCTGAGCGGCTGGGTGCAGTACGCGCGCACCGTGCGCGGCGCGACGCTGTCCGAGCGCCACAAGGAATACGTGCAGGCCGCGCAGGTCACGGGCGTCGCGCCCTTTCGCATCATGCGGCGCCATGTGCTGCCCAACGTGCTCGGGCCGGTGCTCGTGCTCGCGACCATCCAGGTCTCGACCGCCATCGTGACCGAGGCGACCCTGTCCTTCCTCGGCGTGGGCGCGCCGCCGACCTCGCCCTCGCTCGGCACCTTGATCCGCGTGGGCAACAACTACCTGTTCTCGGGCGAATGGTGGATCGCGCTCTTCCCCGGCCTGATGCTGATCGCGGTCGCGCTCAGCGTGAACCTGCTGGGCGACTGGCTGCGCGACGCGCTCAACCCGAGGCTGCGATGA
- a CDS encoding amidohydrolase, whose amino-acid sequence MARTVEAVRAFHDDLARLRQDLHAHPELGFEEERTAARIATFLQALGIEVHRHVGRTGVVGVLHGRSTASGRSIGLRADMDALPIQELGDPAYRSCIPGRMHGCGHDGHCAILLGAAKYLAQTRDFDGTVYFFFQPGEEGHAGAREMIRDGLFERFPAQQVFALHNWPSLPAGTIALNPGPMMAAIDRFSIRVQGRGGHGAHPQQAIDPILVASGIVSAVHTIVSRNVNPVDAAVISFQSFQSGAPEALSVIPDHAQLHGMVKWFKPQVQAVLRERLIETAQRVALAFGAQAEVHYEELYPPTVNHPEAAEALARVACRVVGEAHVVRDMEPSMGSEDFAFMLQQRPGAYFRLGQGMTDGRFLHHPRYDFNDATIPVGSGVFAALAEDLLAP is encoded by the coding sequence ATGGCGCGCACCGTCGAAGCGGTGCGCGCGTTCCACGACGACCTGGCCCGGCTGCGCCAGGACCTCCACGCGCACCCCGAGCTCGGCTTCGAGGAGGAACGCACCGCCGCGCGCATCGCCACCTTCCTCCAGGCGCTCGGCATCGAGGTGCACCGCCACGTGGGCCGCACCGGCGTGGTCGGCGTGCTGCACGGCCGTTCCACGGCCAGCGGGCGCAGCATCGGCCTGCGGGCCGACATGGACGCACTGCCGATCCAGGAACTCGGCGATCCGGCCTATCGCTCGTGCATCCCGGGCCGCATGCACGGCTGCGGGCACGACGGGCACTGCGCGATCCTGCTGGGCGCCGCGAAGTACCTGGCGCAGACCCGCGACTTCGACGGCACCGTCTACTTCTTCTTCCAGCCGGGCGAGGAAGGCCATGCCGGCGCGCGCGAGATGATCCGCGACGGCCTGTTCGAGCGCTTCCCCGCGCAGCAGGTGTTCGCGCTGCACAACTGGCCCTCACTGCCCGCGGGCACCATCGCGCTGAACCCCGGGCCGATGATGGCGGCGATCGACCGCTTCTCGATCCGCGTGCAGGGTCGCGGCGGGCACGGCGCCCATCCGCAGCAGGCCATCGATCCGATCCTCGTGGCCTCCGGGATCGTCTCGGCGGTGCACACCATCGTGAGCCGCAACGTCAATCCGGTCGATGCGGCGGTCATCAGCTTCCAGTCCTTCCAGTCGGGCGCGCCCGAGGCCCTGTCGGTCATTCCGGACCACGCGCAGCTGCACGGCATGGTCAAGTGGTTCAAGCCCCAGGTGCAGGCCGTGCTGCGCGAACGCCTGATCGAGACCGCGCAGCGCGTGGCACTGGCCTTCGGCGCCCAGGCCGAGGTGCACTACGAGGAGCTCTACCCACCGACCGTCAACCACCCCGAGGCCGCCGAAGCGCTCGCGCGCGTCGCCTGCCGGGTGGTCGGCGAGGCCCACGTGGTCCGCGACATGGAGCCCAGCATGGGATCGGAGGATTTCGCCTTCATGCTGCAGCAACGGCCGGGCGCCTACTTCCGGCTCGGCCAGGGCATGACCGACGGCCGCTTCCTGCATCACCCGCGCTACGACTTCAACGACGCCACCATCCCGGTCGGCAGCGGCGTGTTCGCGGCACTCGCCGAGGACCTGCTCGCGCCATGA
- a CDS encoding ABC transporter permease has product MLAFFIRRLLAAVGVLATVAFIAFGLFKHVGDPVTQMLGPDASDADRARVRQELRLDDPFVLQFARFSARLAQGDLGVSLRQGRPVRELLAERLPATLELSLVAAVVSVVAGLFLGVACAVRPRSWFARSTMALSLIGASLPTFLIGILLILVFSVTLGLLPSYGRGEVVAIGWWKSGLLTRDGWLHLAMPAVTLALFQLALIVRLARAEMMEVLRADYIRFARARGIRERAILYRHALRNALVPVVTIVGLQLGAVIAFAVVTETVFQWPGLGALFVDAIGFADTPVIAAYLCFVAAMYVCINLVVDILYVAIDPRLETA; this is encoded by the coding sequence ATGCTCGCGTTCTTCATCCGCCGACTGCTGGCGGCCGTCGGGGTGCTGGCCACCGTCGCGTTCATCGCCTTCGGCCTGTTCAAGCACGTGGGCGACCCGGTCACGCAGATGCTGGGGCCCGATGCAAGCGATGCCGACCGCGCGCGCGTGCGCCAGGAACTGCGGCTGGACGACCCCTTCGTGTTGCAGTTCGCACGCTTCTCGGCGCGGCTCGCGCAAGGCGACCTCGGCGTGTCGCTGCGCCAGGGCCGGCCGGTGCGCGAACTGCTGGCCGAGCGCCTGCCGGCCACGCTCGAGCTCAGCCTGGTCGCCGCCGTGGTCTCGGTGGTGGCCGGCCTGTTCCTGGGCGTCGCGTGCGCGGTGCGCCCGCGGAGCTGGTTCGCGCGCAGCACCATGGCACTCTCGCTGATCGGCGCCTCGCTGCCCACCTTCCTGATCGGCATCCTGCTGATCCTGGTCTTCTCCGTCACGCTCGGCCTCCTGCCCTCCTACGGCCGCGGCGAGGTGGTGGCCATCGGCTGGTGGAAGAGCGGGCTGCTCACGCGCGACGGCTGGCTGCACCTCGCGATGCCGGCCGTCACGCTCGCGCTGTTCCAGCTCGCCCTGATCGTGCGGCTCGCGCGCGCCGAGATGATGGAGGTGCTTCGCGCCGACTACATCCGCTTCGCCCGCGCGCGCGGCATCCGCGAGCGCGCGATCCTCTACCGCCATGCGCTGCGCAACGCGCTGGTGCCGGTCGTGACGATCGTGGGGCTGCAGCTGGGCGCGGTCATCGCCTTCGCCGTGGTCACCGAAACCGTCTTCCAGTGGCCCGGCCTCGGCGCCCTGTTCGTCGATGCGATCGGCTTTGCCGACACGCCCGTCATCGCCGCGTACCTGTGCTTCGTCGCGGCCATGTACGTGTGCATCAACCTGGTCGTGGACATCCTCTATGTCGCGATCGATCCCCGTCTAGAGACAGCCTGA
- a CDS encoding ABC transporter substrate-binding protein, which translates to MDPDAFNHGPTMTVLGHIYEGLVRRDREQRIEPALAQSWTQPAPTVWRFRLREGVRFHDGSLLTADDVVFSLKRAMTPESDMKVFAASIADVKAVDATTVDVVTEFPNAALLQSLPELKVMSKAWAEKNGALRPADMRQKSENFATRNANGTGPFKLSVREPDVRTVLVAHTGWWDKPGTNITEATMVKISSAATRVAALLSGELDFAYPIPLQDIPRVEASTGYKVLQGPEIRNLFLSMDQASPELRYASVKGRNPFADRRVRLAIYQAIDIEAIGKRILRDSAVPTGILVPRGVNSVDAAMVARPFPYDLAAAKKLLADAGYPTGFEVTLDCTNDRYVNDEQVCTAIAGMLSRIGVKVAVNALPGARFFTKVGAGDSSFNFFGYTPVNLDAYNTLNVMMATRDGKAGQWNVGRYSNPEVDRLIGQVLTEMDPQARTRLVTQAMTLHRNDVGHIPLYQQGLAWGMRKNVDAALQSDNRVNLRFINVR; encoded by the coding sequence ATGGACCCGGATGCCTTCAACCACGGGCCGACCATGACCGTGCTCGGCCACATCTACGAGGGACTGGTGCGGCGCGACCGCGAGCAGCGCATCGAGCCCGCGCTCGCGCAGTCGTGGACCCAGCCGGCGCCGACCGTCTGGCGCTTCCGCCTGCGCGAGGGCGTGCGCTTCCACGACGGCAGCTTGCTGACGGCGGATGACGTGGTGTTCTCGCTCAAGCGCGCGATGACGCCCGAATCGGACATGAAGGTGTTCGCCGCCTCGATCGCCGACGTGAAGGCGGTGGACGCCACGACCGTCGACGTCGTCACCGAATTCCCCAACGCGGCGCTGCTGCAGTCGCTGCCCGAGCTCAAGGTGATGTCCAAGGCCTGGGCCGAGAAGAACGGCGCGCTGCGCCCGGCCGACATGCGGCAGAAGAGCGAGAACTTCGCGACCCGCAACGCCAACGGCACCGGCCCCTTCAAGCTCTCGGTGCGCGAACCCGACGTGCGCACGGTGCTGGTGGCGCACACGGGCTGGTGGGACAAGCCCGGCACCAACATCACCGAGGCGACGATGGTGAAGATCTCGTCGGCCGCCACCCGCGTGGCGGCGCTGCTGTCGGGCGAGCTCGACTTCGCCTACCCGATCCCGCTGCAGGACATTCCGCGGGTCGAGGCCTCGACCGGCTACAAGGTGCTGCAGGGCCCCGAGATCCGCAACCTGTTCCTCTCGATGGACCAGGCCAGCCCCGAGCTGCGCTACGCGAGCGTCAAGGGCAGGAATCCCTTCGCCGATCGCCGCGTGCGGCTGGCGATCTACCAGGCGATCGACATCGAGGCGATCGGCAAGCGCATCCTGCGCGACTCGGCGGTGCCCACCGGCATCCTCGTGCCGCGCGGCGTGAACTCGGTCGACGCCGCCATGGTGGCGCGGCCCTTTCCCTACGACCTCGCGGCCGCGAAGAAGCTGCTCGCCGACGCCGGCTATCCGACCGGCTTCGAGGTCACGCTCGACTGCACCAACGACCGCTACGTCAACGACGAACAGGTCTGCACCGCGATCGCCGGCATGCTTTCGCGCATCGGCGTGAAGGTGGCGGTCAACGCACTGCCGGGCGCGCGCTTCTTCACCAAGGTGGGCGCGGGCGACTCGAGCTTCAATTTCTTCGGCTACACGCCCGTCAACCTCGACGCCTACAACACCCTCAACGTGATGATGGCCACGCGCGACGGCAAGGCCGGCCAGTGGAACGTCGGGCGCTACAGCAATCCCGAGGTCGACCGGCTGATCGGCCAGGTGCTGACCGAGATGGACCCGCAGGCGCGCACGCGGCTGGTCACGCAGGCGATGACCCTGCACCGCAACGACGTGGGCCACATCCCGCTCTACCAGCAGGGCCTGGCCTGGGGCATGCGCAAGAACGTCGACGCGGCACTGCAGAGCGACAACCGCGTCAACCTGCGCTTCATCAACGTCCGGTAG
- a CDS encoding TetR/AcrR family transcriptional regulator — MTMQDTPDQSSEPVEQGPRGRRRRQQTHDAILEAAREVLRVHGYARFAMEQVAALAGVSKTSIYRRWPSKGALLIELYMEGLPDTAIVEDAASLKSELRRYLVSTVERVQDREWRTILSSLVAEAQYDQATATLLRDKVVLPRRESGLRLLRKAQERGEIAADVDHDIVLDLLFGPVWYRLLFEHAELDADFAKRLLAQVEKMLFVPKAAGKGARGA, encoded by the coding sequence ATGACCATGCAGGACACCCCCGACCAGAGTTCCGAGCCCGTGGAGCAGGGGCCGCGCGGCCGGCGCCGCCGGCAGCAGACGCACGACGCCATCCTCGAAGCCGCGCGCGAGGTGCTGCGCGTGCACGGCTACGCGCGCTTCGCGATGGAGCAGGTCGCGGCGCTGGCCGGCGTATCGAAGACCTCGATCTACCGCCGCTGGCCGAGCAAGGGCGCGCTGCTGATCGAGCTCTACATGGAGGGCCTGCCCGACACGGCCATCGTCGAGGACGCGGCCTCGCTCAAGAGCGAGTTGCGCCGCTACCTGGTGTCGACGGTCGAGCGCGTGCAGGACCGCGAATGGCGCACGATCCTCAGTTCGCTCGTGGCCGAGGCGCAGTACGACCAGGCCACCGCCACCTTGCTGCGCGACAAGGTGGTGCTGCCGCGCCGCGAATCGGGCCTGCGCCTGCTGCGCAAGGCCCAGGAGCGCGGCGAGATCGCGGCCGACGTCGACCACGACATCGTGCTCGACCTGCTGTTCGGGCCGGTCTGGTATCGCCTGCTGTTCGAGCATGCGGAGCTCGATGCCGATTTCGCGAAGCGGCTGCTGGCGCAGGTCGAGAAGATGCTGTTCGTGCCGAAGGCCGCGGGCAAGGGCGCGCGGGGCGCCTAG
- a CDS encoding tannase/feruloyl esterase family alpha/beta hydrolase translates to MRGFKKRRVLPLLAVLLLQACGGGGGGGGAIQIDPSAVATTQPPPSPPSAGTACAALRGAKVDGAAIGLPTQGATVTEAALVPGTGQAGEHCMVKGRIASVSEGAQDIVFALALPTNWNGHAMHFGGGGFDGVVPDLVTTPLTSGASPLQRGYAIFAGDSGHQAPPTDPFHTAFASNGEMLRNYAGDALKKTRDAAMKLIGLRYGKAPAKTYFMGGSKGGHEGMQVMQKWPADYDGVVTYFPAYAYMPQMMTIQVATRALWGNGGVGFLDPKKLQALRTAELAACDALDGAADGIVGNLAACTFKPQSLRCKGGADAGDDCLSDAQIKTVETLQSRTEFSYAFKNGATGNPGFLPSTDYASVLGATATFPVPPNPLLLGALGALPDAFIRNAVLMDPLGLSIGLDGASPGSYLPRIQELSAVMDATSTNIEPFVARGGKWLLVHGTSDPLITFQGSVDYYNALLLKLGRPQVDAFLRFYQVPGYGHGTGHFNATGGIPVLDALEGWVEQGKAPGELVATDANPATAGRTRPLCIYPSWPKYNGSGDLNAAGSYRCATS, encoded by the coding sequence ATGCGGGGATTCAAGAAAAGACGCGTCTTGCCATTGCTGGCTGTCCTGCTTCTTCAAGCGTGCGGCGGCGGTGGAGGAGGCGGTGGCGCCATCCAGATCGATCCGTCGGCGGTCGCCACGACACAGCCGCCACCGTCGCCGCCTTCGGCGGGCACGGCATGCGCCGCACTTCGGGGTGCCAAGGTGGACGGGGCCGCGATCGGACTGCCGACCCAGGGCGCAACGGTCACCGAAGCAGCGCTCGTGCCGGGCACGGGCCAGGCGGGCGAGCATTGCATGGTCAAGGGCCGCATCGCTTCCGTCTCCGAAGGGGCACAGGACATCGTGTTCGCCCTCGCGCTCCCCACGAACTGGAACGGCCATGCGATGCACTTCGGTGGCGGCGGATTCGACGGCGTGGTTCCGGATCTCGTGACCACGCCGCTGACATCGGGCGCCAGCCCGCTGCAGCGCGGGTACGCCATCTTCGCCGGCGACTCGGGGCATCAGGCGCCTCCGACCGACCCCTTCCATACCGCCTTCGCATCGAACGGCGAAATGCTCCGGAACTACGCCGGCGATGCCTTGAAGAAGACGCGCGACGCGGCGATGAAGCTGATCGGCCTGCGCTACGGGAAGGCGCCAGCCAAGACCTATTTCATGGGCGGCTCGAAGGGCGGTCACGAAGGCATGCAGGTGATGCAGAAATGGCCCGCCGACTACGACGGCGTGGTCACCTACTTCCCGGCCTATGCCTACATGCCGCAGATGATGACCATCCAGGTCGCAACGCGCGCGCTGTGGGGCAATGGCGGCGTCGGCTTCCTCGATCCGAAGAAGCTGCAGGCGCTGCGCACGGCCGAACTCGCGGCCTGCGATGCGCTCGATGGCGCCGCCGACGGCATCGTCGGCAACCTCGCCGCATGCACGTTCAAGCCGCAGAGCCTGCGTTGCAAGGGCGGCGCGGATGCGGGAGACGATTGCCTGTCCGATGCCCAGATCAAGACGGTCGAGACGCTGCAATCGCGCACCGAGTTCTCCTATGCTTTCAAGAACGGCGCGACCGGCAACCCCGGCTTCCTGCCGTCCACCGACTACGCCTCGGTGCTCGGCGCGACCGCGACCTTTCCGGTGCCTCCGAATCCGCTGCTGCTGGGCGCCCTGGGTGCGTTGCCAGACGCCTTCATCCGCAATGCGGTGCTGATGGATCCCTTGGGCCTGTCGATCGGCCTCGATGGCGCCTCACCGGGAAGCTACCTGCCGCGCATCCAGGAGCTGTCCGCGGTCATGGACGCCACGAGCACGAACATCGAGCCCTTCGTCGCGCGTGGCGGCAAGTGGCTGCTGGTGCACGGGACCTCCGATCCGCTCATCACCTTCCAGGGTTCGGTCGACTACTACAACGCGCTGCTGCTGAAGCTCGGCCGGCCCCAGGTCGATGCCTTCCTGCGCTTCTACCAGGTGCCGGGATACGGGCACGGCACCGGACACTTCAATGCGACCGGCGGCATTCCGGTGCTGGACGCGCTCGAGGGCTGGGTGGAGCAGGGCAAGGCGCCGGGGGAACTGGTGGCAACCGACGCCAACCCCGCGACGGCCGGACGCACGCGGCCGCTTTGCATCTATCCGAGCTGGCCGAAGTACAACGGGTCCGGCGACTTGAATGCGGCGGGCAGCTATCGCTGCGCGACGAGCTGA